The following proteins are co-located in the Streptococcus downei MFe28 genome:
- a CDS encoding ISAs1 family transposase has product MSEMIEFLITVRDERDNWKIKHSLADIVLLIFFARLSGAESWEEIEDFGTIYETSLRSVLTLENGIPSHDTLQRVFATLDAQVLVEVTLMWNDILREADLSAKTFPSFAKRLLAIDAKTIKGNSSQTQKALHIVSAYATDLGICYGQVATDDKSNEITAIPDLLAKISVKGCLISIDAMGTQTAIANKIIKKQADYCLAVKENQKGLLEDIQPFFNVGKRETDSYETVEKAHGQVETRRYEVINDTAWLRKERPNWGHIQCIGKASIRIDKDGKQSEDTRYFILSCQASAKELCVYVRGHWQIESMHWQLDVVFREDANKTLNKQLAFNLNVLDKFCLAVLKQLDVGKKMSLRRKKFNLGMNFDQYLKKLI; this is encoded by the coding sequence ATGTCTGAGATGATAGAATTTCTTATCACTGTCCGTGATGAGCGTGACAATTGGAAGATCAAGCATAGCTTGGCTGATATTGTGCTGCTCATCTTCTTTGCCCGCCTTTCGGGTGCAGAATCCTGGGAAGAAATAGAGGATTTTGGAACTATCTATGAAACTTCCTTACGTAGTGTACTTACCTTGGAAAACGGTATTCCATCTCACGACACCCTGCAACGTGTTTTTGCGACCTTAGATGCGCAAGTTTTGGTGGAAGTAACCTTGATGTGGAACGACATTCTCCGTGAGGCTGACCTGTCTGCTAAGACTTTTCCCAGCTTTGCCAAACGCCTCCTAGCGATTGACGCAAAGACCATTAAAGGCAACTCCAGTCAAACTCAAAAAGCCTTGCACATTGTGTCTGCCTATGCGACAGATTTAGGTATCTGTTATGGTCAAGTGGCAACCGATGACAAGAGTAATGAAATCACAGCTATCCCCGATTTGTTGGCTAAGATTTCTGTAAAAGGGTGCTTGATTAGTATTGACGCTATGGGTACTCAGACTGCTATTGCCAACAAGATTATCAAGAAGCAAGCAGATTATTGCTTGGCGGTTAAAGAAAATCAGAAAGGACTCTTAGAGGATATTCAGCCTTTCTTTAACGTGGGTAAAAGGGAGACAGACAGTTACGAAACCGTAGAGAAGGCTCACGGCCAGGTTGAGACTAGACGTTATGAAGTCATTAACGATACGGCTTGGTTACGCAAGGAACGCCCTAACTGGGGTCATATCCAGTGTATTGGAAAAGCCAGTATCAGGATTGATAAGGATGGCAAACAAAGTGAGGATACCCGTTACTTTATCTTAAGTTGTCAGGCAAGTGCTAAGGAACTCTGTGTTTATGTCCGTGGGCATTGGCAAATTGAGAGCATGCATTGGCAGTTGGATGTTGTCTTTCGTGAGGACGCCAACAAGACCTTGAATAAACAATTAGCTTTTAACTTGAACGTGCTGGATAAGTTTTGTTTAGCTGTGCTTAAACAGTTAGATGTTGGCAAGAAAATGAGTTTGAGACGGAAAAAATTCAACTTAGGGATGAACTTTGACCAGTATTTGAAGAAATTAATCTAG
- the rlmD gene encoding 23S rRNA (uracil(1939)-C(5))-methyltransferase RlmD, protein MSLRVKQRIPLKIKRMGINGEGIGFYKRTLVFVPGALKGEEVFCQATAVKKNFVQARLLKVNKASKARVQPPCPIYDECGGCQIMHLTYKKQLDFKDDIIKQALKKFQPIGYENYEIRPTKGMDNPYHYRAKLQFQTRHFADSVKAGLFASNSHRLVPLESCLVQDELTQEIVNKATELLDKYKIPIYNERKIAGVRTIMVRKGQASSQVQIIFVTSKDIRLTALIKELRLAFPQIVTIAINYNSSKSSEIYGEKTQILWGKETIEEEVLDYSFSLSPRAFYQLNPQQTQVLYQEAVAALDAQPDDDLIDAYCGVGTIGFAFANKVRSVRGMDVIPESIEDAKENAKTLGLSNTYYETGKAEDIIPKWYQEGYRASALVVDPPRVGLDDKLLKTIIDVRPAKMVYVSCNASTLARDLVALSQVYQVDYIQSVDMFPHTARVEAVVKLRKK, encoded by the coding sequence ATGAGTTTGCGGGTCAAGCAGAGGATTCCCCTAAAAATTAAACGGATGGGGATCAATGGAGAAGGTATTGGTTTTTATAAGCGTACCTTGGTTTTTGTGCCTGGTGCGCTGAAAGGAGAAGAGGTTTTTTGTCAGGCTACAGCTGTTAAAAAAAACTTCGTCCAAGCTAGGCTCCTAAAAGTTAACAAGGCCTCCAAGGCTCGTGTCCAGCCTCCCTGTCCTATCTACGATGAGTGTGGTGGTTGTCAGATTATGCATCTGACTTACAAGAAGCAATTAGACTTTAAGGATGACATCATTAAGCAGGCCTTGAAAAAATTTCAGCCCATAGGTTATGAAAACTATGAGATTCGGCCGACTAAAGGCATGGACAATCCCTATCACTATCGGGCTAAGCTCCAGTTTCAAACTCGTCATTTTGCTGATTCGGTTAAAGCGGGGCTTTTTGCTAGTAACTCCCATCGTTTAGTCCCTCTAGAGTCTTGTTTAGTTCAAGATGAGTTGACACAAGAGATTGTCAATAAGGCAACTGAGCTCTTGGATAAGTATAAAATTCCCATCTATAATGAGCGGAAAATTGCTGGTGTTCGTACAATTATGGTCCGCAAGGGGCAAGCTAGCTCTCAAGTTCAAATTATCTTTGTGACCAGTAAAGACATACGCTTAACCGCCCTAATCAAGGAATTGAGGCTAGCTTTTCCACAAATTGTAACCATTGCCATTAACTATAACTCATCGAAATCGAGTGAAATATATGGGGAAAAAACACAGATTCTTTGGGGAAAGGAAACTATTGAAGAAGAGGTGCTAGACTACAGCTTTTCTCTGTCACCTAGAGCCTTTTACCAGCTTAATCCCCAGCAGACACAAGTTCTCTATCAGGAGGCGGTGGCGGCTTTGGATGCTCAGCCAGATGATGATTTGATAGATGCCTACTGTGGTGTTGGTACAATCGGCTTTGCCTTTGCCAATAAGGTGAGGTCTGTTAGGGGGATGGATGTTATCCCTGAATCAATTGAAGATGCAAAGGAAAATGCTAAAACTCTGGGTCTTTCTAATACGTATTATGAGACTGGCAAGGCCGAAGACATCATTCCTAAGTGGTACCAAGAGGGCTACCGTGCCAGCGCCCTGGTGGTGGACCCTCCTAGAGTCGGACTAGACGATAAGCTTCTCAAAACCATAATTGATGTTAGGCCTGCAAAAATGGTCTATGTTTCTTGCAATGCTTCCACCTTGGCTCGTGATTTAGTTGCCTTGAGTCAGGTCTACCAGGTTGACTATATTCAATCAGTAGATATGTTTCCCCATACTGCTCGAGTAGAAGCTGTTGTTAAATTGAGAAAAAAATAG
- a CDS encoding DUF6287 domain-containing protein, with translation MKKSYKVATVLMLSSALLLAGCHKNSSQSKAHSNSPKTSQTSKAKSQKGSSQNQSGSQSTNQTQANGGNSNSSNSSDQGSTNNQASTSSLDVSAIANGDFTTIAGTWQNANGETLVFDSNGLVSDTQVISSQGVSGEKALFGIGLKDSEVGSAALFVIPAGVPTVGGKIYQQDALVVGQSESAEATPYYRVG, from the coding sequence ATGAAAAAGTCTTACAAAGTTGCAACGGTGCTGATGCTTAGCTCTGCTTTATTATTAGCAGGTTGCCACAAGAATAGTTCTCAAAGTAAAGCTCATTCCAATTCCCCAAAGACTAGTCAAACTAGTAAAGCAAAATCCCAAAAGGGCAGTTCTCAAAATCAATCGGGTTCACAATCCACTAACCAAACTCAAGCTAATGGTGGCAATAGCAATTCATCGAATTCTAGCGATCAAGGTTCAACCAATAATCAGGCTAGCACTTCGAGTCTTGATGTTAGTGCAATTGCAAATGGAGACTTCACTACTATCGCTGGGACCTGGCAAAATGCCAATGGCGAAACCCTAGTTTTTGATAGTAATGGTCTGGTTTCAGACACCCAAGTCATTTCTTCTCAAGGAGTTAGTGGTGAAAAGGCTCTCTTTGGCATTGGTCTAAAAGACTCAGAAGTCGGAAGTGCAGCTCTCTTCGTCATTCCTGCAGGCGTTCCGACTGTTGGAGGCAAAATCTATCAACAGGATGCCTTGGTGGTAGGTCAAAGTGAATCAGCCGAAGCCACCCCTTATTATCGGGTAGGCTAA
- the recX gene encoding recombination regulator RecX, with amino-acid sequence MKITKIEKKKRLYLLELDSKEKLYITEDTIVHFMLSKDKIISQEELKEIQSFAQFSYGKNLAFYFLSFKPRTEKEVKDYLNKHEIEEKIIPQVLKDLKKDKWIDDFQYTQAFINQNMANGDKGAYVLSQKLAQKGISKSTIDEALSEQDFFPIANKAGQKLYKKYTGCYPSKAIKDKIQQNLLNKGFDYQTTKQVLETLAIKKDQEDDLTLIYRELDKISPKYQKKYEGFALKQHLTQALARKGYDFSDIASALRDYL; translated from the coding sequence ATGAAAATTACCAAGATTGAAAAGAAGAAACGCCTCTATCTCCTTGAGTTAGATAGTAAGGAGAAACTCTATATTACTGAGGACACCATTGTCCACTTTATGCTTTCAAAGGATAAGATTATCAGTCAAGAGGAACTAAAGGAGATTCAAAGCTTTGCCCAATTCTCCTACGGTAAGAACCTGGCCTTCTACTTTTTATCCTTTAAGCCTAGGACTGAAAAAGAAGTCAAAGATTACCTTAATAAGCATGAAATTGAAGAAAAAATCATACCTCAGGTCCTAAAGGACTTGAAAAAGGATAAGTGGATTGACGATTTCCAATATACTCAAGCCTTTATCAATCAAAATATGGCAAATGGCGATAAGGGAGCCTATGTCCTTAGTCAAAAACTAGCCCAGAAGGGAATTTCTAAATCCACCATTGATGAAGCTTTGAGTGAGCAAGATTTTTTCCCAATCGCTAATAAAGCTGGACAAAAGCTCTACAAAAAATATACAGGTTGTTACCCCAGCAAGGCAATCAAGGATAAAATTCAGCAAAATCTCCTAAACAAGGGCTTTGACTATCAGACTACCAAACAAGTCCTTGAGACATTAGCCATAAAAAAAGACCAAGAAGATGACCTAACTCTCATCTACCGAGAACTCGATAAAATCTCGCCAAAATACCAAAAGAAATATGAAGGTTTTGCTCTTAAACAGCATTTAACACAGGCCCTGGCAAGAAAGGGCTACGACTTTTCTGACATTGCATCCGCCTTGAGGGATTACCTATAA
- the ntdP gene encoding nucleoside tri-diphosphate phosphatase yields MKLPKEGDFITIQSYKHDGSLHRTWRDTMVLKTTENAIIGVNDHTLVTESDGRRWVTREPAIVYFHKKFWFNIIAMIRDSGVSYYCNLASPYVMDEEALKYIDYDLDVKVFENHEKKLLDVDEYESHKKEMHYSADIDFILKGNVKILVDWINQEKGPFSESYINIWYKRYLELKSR; encoded by the coding sequence ATGAAATTACCCAAAGAAGGCGACTTTATTACAATTCAGAGTTATAAGCATGATGGTAGTTTGCACCGAACTTGGCGCGATACTATGGTACTAAAGACAACTGAAAATGCAATCATTGGTGTCAATGACCATACACTTGTTACTGAAAGTGATGGTAGACGCTGGGTGACTAGAGAGCCAGCCATTGTCTATTTTCATAAAAAATTCTGGTTTAACATCATTGCAATGATTCGTGATAGTGGTGTTTCCTATTACTGCAACCTAGCAAGTCCTTATGTTATGGATGAAGAAGCTCTCAAATACATTGACTATGATTTAGATGTTAAAGTTTTTGAGAATCACGAGAAGAAGCTTTTGGATGTTGATGAATATGAAAGTCATAAAAAGGAAATGCATTATTCAGCAGATATTGATTTTATCCTAAAAGGGAATGTCAAAATTCTTGTCGACTGGATAAACCAAGAAAAGGGGCCTTTCTCGGAATCTTATATTAATATTTGGTACAAACGTTATCTTGAACTCAAGAGTCGTTAA
- a CDS encoding GBS Bsp-like repeat-containing protein, whose translation MKKDLFWNEKQRFSIRKYSFGAASVLIGASLVFGGKALADEQASPDSQPQDSTVQTVSDKAINPDQGANTEVASKDQVATAANDKLEEVSAGDAGTSTNEVPTSATDGNVASASEKVDVATQTDDKGEGSNETTVTESASQGQASQVAEGVSRASAATTVQEVGKDIPSSGYYTYPERTEVKNSPSASAPLAFYANAGDRVYYDQLLNQDGYQWLSYKSYSGMRRYANIAKLEANEVPADKTAPKAEEPKVKDSEEKTLPALERYTFDKEVEVKNEAKVAAKTEFTFGKGDSVNYDKEIKADGYKWISYVSYSGIRRYIMLDKLPAQASTQKTESKLTGQISVENQTDKGFDVRISNVTDSNGILAVKVPIWTDKNDQDDIVWYDGVKQGDGTYKVAVNLSNHKNERGLYNIHLYYVENNGAMKGVAGLQYTLPEPEKPQVNRTGSLSFSDKDNGDFDVIVSNVTDSQGLKSVKVPVWTDKNDQDDIVWYDADKQADGTYKVAVKLADHKNEAGSYNVHLYYLENDGQLVGIAGSQHQVEAKKTDDQVGGSITIQNQTSDGFDVLITNVKDSKGILAVKVPVWTDKDDQDDIIWYDASKQANGDYKATVKTSEHKGQAGLYNVHLYYVENDNKMVGVAGTQTTVVEPAGKPDYETTFPSLKRYTFVKQVEVRNEARIAADVAFTFQAGEGINYDKIMHKDGHDWISYVSYGGQRRYIVID comes from the coding sequence ATGAAAAAAGATTTGTTTTGGAATGAAAAACAACGTTTTTCTATCAGAAAGTATTCGTTTGGAGCAGCCTCAGTTTTAATTGGAGCTAGTTTGGTTTTTGGTGGTAAAGCTCTAGCTGATGAGCAAGCCAGTCCAGATAGTCAGCCTCAAGACAGTACTGTACAGACTGTTTCAGACAAGGCGATTAATCCAGACCAAGGAGCTAATACAGAGGTAGCTAGTAAAGATCAAGTAGCTACAGCAGCGAATGATAAGCTAGAAGAGGTAAGTGCCGGTGACGCAGGAACTTCGACCAATGAAGTCCCTACAAGTGCTACTGATGGTAATGTAGCTTCCGCCTCAGAAAAAGTTGATGTAGCCACTCAAACCGATGATAAAGGAGAAGGTTCAAACGAGACGACTGTTACTGAAAGTGCCAGTCAAGGCCAAGCCAGTCAAGTGGCAGAAGGGGTGAGTCGAGCATCAGCTGCCACAACAGTCCAAGAAGTTGGCAAGGATATTCCAAGTTCTGGCTACTATACCTATCCCGAACGCACAGAGGTAAAAAATAGTCCCTCAGCTTCAGCACCTTTGGCCTTCTATGCCAATGCTGGCGATCGTGTTTATTACGACCAGCTCCTTAATCAAGATGGCTACCAATGGCTGAGTTATAAGTCCTATAGCGGTATGCGTCGTTATGCTAACATAGCTAAGTTGGAAGCCAATGAAGTCCCTGCTGATAAGACTGCCCCTAAGGCAGAAGAGCCAAAAGTAAAGGACAGTGAAGAAAAAACCTTACCTGCTTTAGAACGCTATACTTTTGACAAGGAAGTAGAAGTTAAGAACGAGGCTAAGGTCGCTGCTAAGACAGAATTCACTTTCGGTAAGGGCGACTCCGTTAACTATGATAAGGAAATCAAGGCTGACGGCTACAAGTGGATTTCCTACGTCTCCTATAGTGGTATTCGTCGTTATATCATGCTGGATAAGTTACCAGCTCAAGCTAGTACTCAAAAGACTGAATCCAAGCTGACTGGCCAGATTAGTGTTGAAAATCAAACCGATAAAGGCTTTGATGTCCGGATTTCTAATGTCACTGATAGTAATGGTATTTTAGCCGTTAAGGTTCCTATCTGGACGGACAAGAATGATCAGGATGATATTGTTTGGTACGATGGCGTCAAACAAGGTGATGGCACCTATAAGGTGGCTGTCAACCTATCTAACCACAAAAATGAAAGAGGCCTCTATAATATCCATCTTTACTACGTTGAAAATAATGGCGCTATGAAGGGAGTTGCTGGTCTGCAATACACTCTTCCTGAACCTGAAAAGCCTCAAGTTAATCGAACAGGCAGTCTTTCCTTTAGCGATAAGGATAATGGGGACTTTGATGTTATCGTCTCAAATGTTACTGATAGTCAAGGCCTTAAGTCTGTCAAAGTACCCGTCTGGACAGATAAAAATGACCAGGATGATATTGTCTGGTACGACGCAGATAAACAAGCTGATGGCACCTACAAGGTGGCGGTTAAATTAGCCGACCATAAAAATGAAGCAGGTAGCTACAATGTTCATCTTTACTACCTAGAAAACGATGGACAATTGGTTGGTATTGCTGGTAGTCAACATCAGGTGGAAGCTAAGAAAACCGATGATCAAGTAGGAGGTAGCATCACCATCCAAAATCAAACATCTGATGGTTTTGATGTTTTGATTACAAATGTTAAGGATAGCAAAGGTATTTTGGCTGTCAAGGTTCCAGTTTGGACTGATAAGGATGATCAAGACGATATTATCTGGTATGATGCTAGTAAACAAGCTAATGGCGATTATAAGGCGACTGTCAAGACTAGCGAACATAAGGGTCAAGCAGGCCTCTATAATGTTCACCTTTATTATGTAGAAAATGATAACAAGATGGTTGGTGTCGCAGGTACCCAGACGACAGTAGTCGAGCCAGCAGGTAAGCCTGACTATGAAACGACCTTCCCATCCTTGAAGCGCTATACCTTTGTCAAGCAAGTTGAGGTCAGAAATGAGGCTCGGATTGCTGCCGATGTTGCCTTTACCTTCCAAGCTGGTGAGGGAATCAATTACGATAAGATTATGCACAAGGATGGCCATGACTGGATTTCTTATGTGAGCTATGGTGGCCAAAGGCGCTATATCGTCATTGATTAA